The following are encoded together in the Bubalus bubalis isolate 160015118507 breed Murrah chromosome 14, NDDB_SH_1, whole genome shotgun sequence genome:
- the PXMP4 gene encoding peroxisomal membrane protein 4: MVAPPQLRALLFAINALLRKRRYHAALAMLKGFRNGAVYGAKIRAPHALVMTFLFRSGSLREKLRAILQATYTHSWNLARFVFLYKGLCALQSRVQGETYQAHSFVSAFIGGLLVFGNNNNVNSQISMYLLSRILFALCRLGMEKGFIPEPRLDPFPWFTGLVWGLVLWLFEYHRPTLQPSLQSSMTYLYEDSNVWHDLSDFLIYNKSQPSK; this comes from the exons ATGGTCGCCCCACCGCAGCTGCGGGCTCTGCTCTTTGCGATCAACGCACTATTGCGCAAGCGCCGCTACCACGCAGCACTGGCCATGCTTAAGGGCTTCCGGAACGGGGCAGT CTATGGAGCCAAAATCCGGGCCCCTCATGCGCTGGTCATGACCTTTCTTTTCCGGAGTGGCAG CCTCCGGGAGAAGCTGCGCGCCATCCTGCAGGCCACGTACACCCACTCCTGGAACCTGGCCAGGTTTGTGTTCCTCTACAAGGGACTCTGTGCCCTGCAGTCCCGCGTCCAGGGCGAGACCTACCAGGCACACTCATTCGTGTCTGCCTTCATCGGGGGCTTGCTGGTGTTTGGAAACAACAATAACGTCAACAGCCAG ATCAGCATGTACCTGCTATCCCGCATCCTATTTGCCCTGTGCCGCCTGGGCATGGAGAAGGGCTTCATCCCTGAACCCAGGTTGGACCCGTTTCCATGGTTCACAGGGCTGGTGTGGGGGCTGGTGCTGTGGCTCTTCGAGTACCACCGGCCAACCCTGCAGCCCTCGCTGCAGTCGTCCATGACCTACCTGTACGAGGACAGCAACGTGTGGCACGACCTCTCGGACTTCCTTATCTACAACAAGAGCCAACCCTCCAAGTAA